CGACGCGCGCCATCGAGAGTTCGTTCAACTGGTGCGCCGGGAGGCCGCGGCCATTTCGACCACGCTGGGACATCACGATGCCGACCACTGACAAGCCGAGCCGCGTACTCACCTCACTTCGCACCGCAGTGGAGACTCTCGCCCGATCCGGCCCGCTCACCGCCCCGGAGCTGGCCAAAGAGATCGGCATCCCCCGTCCGAGCGCGTACCGGCTGATGGGTGCGCTCATCCAGGACGGGTTGGCGACGCAACAGCCCGACGGGGCGGTATCCCTGAGCACGAAGTGGTTGCACTTCGGCGACCAGGCACTGGCCACCGCGACGCCGTGGTTTCACCATGAAGAGCTGCTCCGCTCGCTGCGGGACAGTTCCCGCCTCACCGTCTACCTGAGCGTGCCGCGTCCGCAGCGCACCGTCTGCGTGCGGCGTCTGCACGGTCAAGGCGTCCAGGTCCTCGTCCTCCACCCCGGCGGCAGCCTGCCGTTGCACCTGGGTGGCGTAGGCCGCATCACGCTGGCCTTCGGGGACGAGGAACCGGAAGAGTACCTGGCCGCCCACCACCCCGAACGCTTCACTCCGCGCTCACTCGAGACCCGGAAGGCCATCCTGGACGATGTCGCCCTCAGCCGGGAGCGTCACTACTGCATCTCCGACGAGGACGTCACCGTCGGAGTCGGCGCCGTGGCCGCGCCCGTGCTGACTCCCGATGGCCAGTTCCTCGCGGCGCTGTCCATCGCCGGCCGCCGCGATGACATCGTGGGCCGCGAGAAGGACCTGGCCCGGCAGGTGCAGACGACCGCGGCGAAGATCGGTGATACCGCCGAGGTCTGAATCATGGCTCGGCGGCCCACCGACAGTTAGGGGAGGATCGCGTCCACGTAACCGCCGTCGACGCGCAACGCGCCTCCCGTGGTCGCAGACGACAGCTCCGAGCTGAGATAGACGACCATGTTCGCCACCTCCTCCGGCCGGATGAGCCGCTGGGGATGGCTACCGCGGCATCACTGGCGATAAACAGCACCGTCCCCACTTGCGTCCGAGCATCCCGGGGAGTGCCCGCCTGGTCAGACGGACCCCCGTGAGGACATTGGCGTCGTAGTGCTCCGCCCACACGTTCTCGGGCGTGCTGAGAACATTGCCGGACTGGTAGATGCCGATGTTGTTGACCAGGATGTCCACCCCCGGGAACTGGTCGAGAGCAGACTGGGCGCCGTCATCGGTGCCCACATCGGGGACGACGCCCACGAACGTGCCGTCGGCGACCTCGCCCCGGAGGCCGGTCACCGCCGTCGCGACCGACGCCTGGGAGCGGCCGCTGACGCCGACGACAGCCCCGGCTTGGGCAAGCCGGACGGCCATGGCGTAGCCGAGACCGCGGGTGTCTCCTGTGACCAGGGCGCGCTTGCCGCTCAGGTCGAGGCTGATCACCGTCAGTGCTTCGCGACGTGGTCGTGTGGGTCGCCCTTGCTGGCCCAGATCCGCTTGTACGAGCCGTGGACAAGGTCCTCCAGCAGGGTCGGCCCCACAGGATTCCAGCCAAGCTCGGTGCGCGCAAGCGTGGAATCCACGCGGCTGTTGCTGGCCAGGGCGACATCGACCCACCGCGCACCGAGGGTCTCGCGGGCGGTGTCCAGCGACACGCTCACCCCGGCACCCTGTCCCAGCACCTGCGCGATGCCGTCGGCGATCTCACGCAGCTCGCACTCGCCGGACGCGATGTTGTAGACCGAACCGGCCGGCGCCTTCTCCAGCGCCAGCAGGTACAGCTCGGCGAGGTCGTAGAGGTACACGTTCCCCCACCGGTTCTCGCCGGTCTCGGCGAAGATGGACCGGCCGGAGCTGAGCGCTTGGCGCAGCAGCAGCGGGAGCTGCTCTGAGGCGCCGTCGCCGTAGACCATCGCGGGGCGGATGACGACGGTGCGCACACCATCGTTCTTGGCGGCGAGCACCAGTTCATCCGAGCGGTACCGGGCAGCGACGACCTCTGCGGGGGTGAACTCGTCGTCCTCGCGGTAGACGACCTCCGAGGCAACGCCTCCGGCGAGATCGGTGTACACGCCGGTGCCGCTGGTGCGGACGAAGGTGCGGTCGGTGCCGGCGAGTGCCGCGATGAACGCCGCCGTGGACGGGGCGTGGTCTGCGGTGGCCGTGTCCACGATGGCGTCGTAGCCGGACAGGTCCAGGCTCGCGACGTCGTCGAGGCCGCCGATGACCGGGGTGATGCCCTGCGCGGTGACCGACTTCGCGGCTGCGTCGGAGCGGACCAGCCCGGAGACACGGTGACCAGCCCGCAACAGTCGCTGCGCGATGGCCTGCCCCAGATAGCCGGATGCGCCGGTGATGAAGATGTGCTTGGTCATGTCAGTGTTCCTTGTTGATGAGTGGCTCTTTGGCCTGAGCCGAGGTCTGCGAGAACTGGTCGACGGCGACCACGTCGACGCCGAGCGCCTCAAGGTCTGCAAGCAGCGTCGCCACCGCCGGAGAATCATCGTGCTGCCGCACCGCGTCCGGATCAGCGAACAGCTCCACCACGGTTCGTTCTCCAGGGCCGTCGGAGTCGTAGACGTCCCAGTGCAGGGTTCCCGCCTCGGCATGGAACGCCTCACGCGCACGGTGCAGAACCCGGTCTAGCGCGTGGGCGTTATCTACCTCGACGCGCAGTCTCACCACTTTCGCGATTGGCACCATCGCTCCACTTCACGGTCGTCGGGGGCACAATCAGTCCCTAGATGCGGATCTTCCGGACCCAGGTCCACCACGCTACACTATTTTCGGACACAACGTCCATTTTATGGTTGGAGCAATGATGCCTCGGTTTGGGATTCTCACGAGTGGCGGGGACTGCCCGGGCCTCAACGCCGTCATTCGCAGCGCGTATATCCGTGTCACCCGCGAGTACGGCGGCAGTCTCGTAGGCTTCCGAAACGGATGGCGCGGCGTGCTGGACAACGACGTTGTTGAAGTCACCGAAGACATGACGCGCGGCGTCGCCGGGCAGGGGGGCACGATCCTCGGCACCTCACGCACGAACCCGACCGAGGGCGAGGATGCGCTCGAGCGTGTCTGGCATGCGATTGAGGCGAACGATTTGGACGGGGTCATCGCCATCGGCGGTGAGGGCTCGCTCAGCGCCGCTCATGCGCTCAGCTGCGCCGGCATCAAGGTGGTCGGCGTTCCGAAGACGATCGACAACGACCTCAATGGCACCGACTACAGCTTCGGCTTCGACACGGCCGTGCAGATCGCCACGGATGCCATGGACAGGCTGCTGACCACGGGCGCGTCCCACGGACGCTGCATGATCGCGGAGGTGATGGGACGAAACTCCGGATGGATCGCATTGCACTCCGGCATCGCTACCGGCGCCCACGCCGTGCTCATCCCGGAGCATCCGGTGTCGCTGGACCAGGTCGTCGAGTGGGTGGAGTCCGCCAGGGACCGAAACCAGCCACCTCTCGTGGTGGTAGCCGAGGGCTTCCCGCTCGACGACGGCGAGGTGTACAACCCACGTGGCGCGGAAGCATCCGGACGGCCACGGCTAGGTGGCATCGGCGAGCGGCTCGCACCACTGGTCGAGGCGCGCACAGGTATCGAGACCCGCGCCACCACCCTGGGCCACATTCAGCGCGGCGGGACACCCACCGCATACGACAGGGTCCTCGCCGCCCGGTTCGGGGCGGCTGCCGTCGACGCTGCCGCGTCCGCGCAGTGGGGCCAGATGGTTGCACTGGCGGGCGAGCAGATCGTCCGCGCAGATCTTGTCGATGCCATCGGGTCTGTCAAGCGCATCACGGCCGAACGGTACGGGCGAGCGGCAGTCTGTTTCGGTTAGTCCGGGACTTCGCTCAATCCAACCAGTCGCTGCCAACTGACGTCATCCTCGAATACGACGAAGGCGACAACGCGCAGCGCAATGCCGGAACGATCCGCCTCGCCTGTTCGGCTGCAGCTGACTCCGGCGGCGCGGCACCTAGGATGGTGCTCCAACCCACGGTAAGTCGCGGCCGATTTCCGCGAGAGTGCGAGCCTCGAAACGACCAAGCGGGAACAGAACGGGACAGAAGTGTTCCCGTTTCTGGCCCGAAACACCGATCAGCGCCACTCGCGAGTAGCGCTGATCAGGTATTTAACGTGGCGGTGACGGTGGGATTTGAACCCACGGTAGGGGGTTACCCTACACAACTTTTCGAGAGTTGCACCTT
This window of the Microbacterium sp. SSM24 genome carries:
- a CDS encoding NAD-dependent epimerase/dehydratase family protein translates to MTKHIFITGASGYLGQAIAQRLLRAGHRVSGLVRSDAAAKSVTAQGITPVIGGLDDVASLDLSGYDAIVDTATADHAPSTAAFIAALAGTDRTFVRTSGTGVYTDLAGGVASEVVYREDDEFTPAEVVAARYRSDELVLAAKNDGVRTVVIRPAMVYGDGASEQLPLLLRQALSSGRSIFAETGENRWGNVYLYDLAELYLLALEKAPAGSVYNIASGECELREIADGIAQVLGQGAGVSVSLDTARETLGARWVDVALASNSRVDSTLARTELGWNPVGPTLLEDLVHGSYKRIWASKGDPHDHVAKH
- a CDS encoding putative quinol monooxygenase is translated as MVPIAKVVRLRVEVDNAHALDRVLHRAREAFHAEAGTLHWDVYDSDGPGERTVVELFADPDAVRQHDDSPAVATLLADLEALGVDVVAVDQFSQTSAQAKEPLINKEH
- a CDS encoding IclR family transcriptional regulator, with protein sequence MPTTDKPSRVLTSLRTAVETLARSGPLTAPELAKEIGIPRPSAYRLMGALIQDGLATQQPDGAVSLSTKWLHFGDQALATATPWFHHEELLRSLRDSSRLTVYLSVPRPQRTVCVRRLHGQGVQVLVLHPGGSLPLHLGGVGRITLAFGDEEPEEYLAAHHPERFTPRSLETRKAILDDVALSRERHYCISDEDVTVGVGAVAAPVLTPDGQFLAALSIAGRRDDIVGREKDLARQVQTTAAKIGDTAEV
- a CDS encoding 6-phosphofructokinase, which produces MPRFGILTSGGDCPGLNAVIRSAYIRVTREYGGSLVGFRNGWRGVLDNDVVEVTEDMTRGVAGQGGTILGTSRTNPTEGEDALERVWHAIEANDLDGVIAIGGEGSLSAAHALSCAGIKVVGVPKTIDNDLNGTDYSFGFDTAVQIATDAMDRLLTTGASHGRCMIAEVMGRNSGWIALHSGIATGAHAVLIPEHPVSLDQVVEWVESARDRNQPPLVVVAEGFPLDDGEVYNPRGAEASGRPRLGGIGERLAPLVEARTGIETRATTLGHIQRGGTPTAYDRVLAARFGAAAVDAAASAQWGQMVALAGEQIVRADLVDAIGSVKRITAERYGRAAVCFG
- a CDS encoding SDR family NAD(P)-dependent oxidoreductase, with protein sequence MISLDLSGKRALVTGDTRGLGYAMAVRLAQAGAVVGVSGRSQASVATAVTGLRGEVADGTFVGVVPDVGTDDGAQSALDQFPGVDILVNNIGIYQSGNVLSTPENVWAEHYDANVLTGVRLTRRALPGMLGRKWGRCCLSPVMPR